The Chitinophagales bacterium genome contains a region encoding:
- a CDS encoding DegT/DnrJ/EryC1/StrS family aminotransferase: protein MNIPFLDVPGINTRFEEAFLKKTKEIIGSGAFILGKHVAEFEEAFASYCGTKHAIGVGSGLDAIRLILMGYMEMGLLKKGDEVIVPSHTYIATVMPVIDCGLIPVFAEPHEKSFNIKPKNIEANIGPRSKAIIVVHLYGQCANMQAINDIAQKQNLLRIEDAAQAHGAVYKGKKAGNLGDAAAFSFYPGKNLGALGDGGAITTNDQKLSETIAALRNYGSQVKYENLYRGLNSRLDAIQAAFLNIKLKKLDSDNQRRVEIARQYTEKINNPFIKKPRFKNIDSHVFHLYVIRTTKRKELMDYLSEKGIQTLIHYPIPMHRQESMKAYSSTKLPLSEELADEVLSLPISPVMRDEEVNYVIDAVNAFNPNDALGLCHEA from the coding sequence ATGAACATACCATTCCTCGATGTCCCCGGAATCAACACCCGTTTTGAAGAAGCTTTTTTAAAAAAAACAAAAGAGATCATCGGCTCAGGTGCTTTTATCCTGGGAAAACATGTAGCTGAATTTGAAGAAGCATTTGCAAGCTATTGCGGCACAAAACACGCCATTGGTGTAGGTAGCGGCCTGGATGCTATCCGCCTGATCCTAATGGGCTATATGGAAATGGGTTTATTGAAAAAAGGCGATGAAGTCATAGTTCCGAGCCATACCTACATCGCTACTGTAATGCCCGTAATCGATTGCGGATTGATTCCCGTATTTGCAGAGCCACATGAAAAATCATTCAATATAAAGCCAAAAAATATTGAGGCCAATATTGGCCCGCGCAGCAAAGCCATAATTGTGGTACACCTATATGGCCAATGTGCCAATATGCAGGCCATTAATGATATTGCCCAAAAGCAAAATTTACTGCGTATTGAAGATGCTGCACAGGCGCATGGAGCAGTTTACAAAGGCAAAAAAGCGGGAAACCTGGGCGATGCCGCAGCCTTTAGTTTTTATCCGGGCAAAAACCTCGGTGCGCTGGGCGATGGCGGGGCGATCACCACCAATGACCAAAAACTGTCCGAAACCATTGCTGCACTGCGCAATTATGGTTCGCAAGTGAAATACGAAAATCTTTACAGGGGATTGAACAGCCGACTCGATGCCATTCAGGCGGCATTTCTGAACATTAAGCTGAAAAAGTTAGACTCGGACAATCAAAGAAGAGTTGAGATTGCCCGGCAATACACCGAAAAAATAAACAATCCTTTCATTAAAAAACCGAGATTTAAAAATATTGACTCACACGTGTTCCACCTTTATGTAATCCGAACTACAAAAAGAAAGGAATTGATGGACTACCTCAGTGAAAAGGGTATCCAAACCCTGATCCACTACCCTATTCCCATGCACAGGCAAGAATCAATGAAGGCATACAGCAGCACCAAACTGCCCCTGAGCGAAGAACTCGCAGATGAAGTGCTGAGCCTTCCCATCAGCCCTGTGATGAGGGATGAGGAAGTAAATTATGTGATTGATGCTGTAAATGCATTCAACCCGAATGATGCATTGGGACTTTGTCATGAAGCTTGA